The Vidua chalybeata isolate OUT-0048 chromosome 21, bVidCha1 merged haplotype, whole genome shotgun sequence genome contains a region encoding:
- the FPGS gene encoding folylpolyglutamate synthase, mitochondrial isoform X2 — MAEMLPVWVTGDTAEGTEPEGTNASYLEQVKRERGDPQAQLEAMQGFLERSGLKVEDLDRLNIIHVTGTKGKGSACAFTECILRNYGLKTGFYSSPHLVQVRERIRINGQPISKDLFNKYFWLVYNRLEETKDPAHASMPAYFRFLTIMAFHVFLQEKVDLAVVEVGIGGTYDCTNIIRTPVVCGVSSLGIDHTSILGDTMEKIAWQKGGIFKPGVPAFTVAQPERPLEVLKERAQERKCPLYLCPELDDFEEGCRALELGLAGAHQRSNAALALQLARTWLQRRGCQGLGDLKEVPPSTELLGRPVPLAPAFQLTDAMIQGLRDTEWLGRTQVLSHGPVTWYLDGAHTTSSIQACVRWFRQTALNQDKPHDGSEVRVLLFNATGDRDTVALLKLLVPCHFDYAVFCPNFTEVSVANNADQQNFNVTLENALTRCLENQRTWTRLLEEKAGQDPWLPPPLRVGGLLQPAPTRGSLLLVPPAPRPLNSPALVFPCLAQALRWVAQGRDPQLAAPAASGAHTHPAASSGAVLLREAAAVRVLVTGSLHLVGGALRLLEPALSQ, encoded by the exons ATGGCAGAGATGCTGCCGGTGTGGGTGACCGGTGACACCGCCGAGGGGACTGAGCCCGAAGGG ACCAATGCCAGCTACCTGGAGCAGGTGAAGCGGGAGCGCGGTGACCCCCAGGCCCAGCTGGAAGCCATGCAGGGCTTTTTGGAGAGGAGCGGACTGAAG GTCGAGGACCTGGATCGACTGAACATCATCCACGTCACGGGGACGAAGGGCAAG GGCTCAGCGTGCGCCTTCACCGAATGCATCCTCCGCAATTACGGGCTGAAGACGGGCTTTTACAG ctcccctcacCTCGTGCAGGTACGCGAGCGGATCCGCATCAATGGGCAGCCCATCAGCAAGGACCTCTTCAACAAGTACTTCTGGCTGGTCTACAACCGCCTGGAGGAGACCAAG gaCCCAGCGCACGCCAGCATGCCGGCGTATTTCCGCTTCCTCACCATCATGGCCTTCCACgttttcctgcaggagaag gtggaCCTGGCAGTGGTGGAAGTTGGCATTGGCGGCACCTATGACTGCACCAACATCATCAG GACGCCGGTGGTGTGTGGGGTCTCCTCCCTGGGCATCGACCACACCAGCATCCTGGGGGACACCATGGAGAAGATCGCCTGGCAGAAGGGGGGCATTTTTAAG CCCGGTGTGCCGGCGTTCACCGTGGCGCAGCCGGAGCGGCCGCTGGAGGTGCTGAAGGAGCGAGCCCAGGAGCGGAag tgtcccctcTACCTCTGCCCGGAGCTGGACGACTTCGAGGAGGGCTGCCGGgcgctggagctggggctggcaggtgcCCACCAGCGCTCCAACGCCGCCCTGGCCTTACAGCTGGCGCGGACGTGGCTGCAGCGCCGCGGCTGCCAGG GTCTTGGGGACCTGAAGGAGGTGCCACCAagcactgagctgctggggaggcCAGTGCCACTGGCACCTGCTTTCCAACTGACCGATGCCATGATCCAAG GCCTGCGGGACACAGAGTGGCTGGGCAGGACTCAGGTGCTCTCCCACGGCCCTGTGACGTGGTACCTGGATGGAGCTCACACCACCAGCAGCATCCAGGCCTGCGTCCGCTGGTTCCGCCAGACCGCCCTCAACCAGGACAAGCCCCATGA TGGTTCTGAGGTTCGTGTGCTGCTCTTCAATGCCACAGGCGACCGGGACACGGTGGCGCTGCTCAAACTGCTAGTG CCCTGTCACTTTGACTATGCTGTCTTCTGCCCCAACTTCACCGAGGTGTCGGTGGCCAACAACGCAG ACCAGCAAAACTTCAACGTGACGCTGGAGAATGCCCTGACCCGCTGCCTGGAGAACCAGCGGACATGGACGAGGCTCCTGGAGGAGAAAGCGGGGCAGGACCCCTGGCTCCCACCTCCCCTGCGGGTGGGGGGGCTGCTGCAGCCGGCCCCCACCCgaggctccctgctcctggtgccCCCCGCGCCACGACCCCTCAATTCCCCAGCCCTCGTGTTCCCGTGCCTGGCCCAGGCTCTGCGGTGGGTAGCGCAGGGCCGGGACCCCCAGCTGGCAGCCCCCGCGGCCTCGGGGGCTCACACCCACCCCGCAGCCAGCAGTGGGGCCGTGCTGCTGCGGGAGGCGGCCGCTGTCCGTGTCCTGGTCACCGGCAGCCTGCACTTGGTGGGGGGAGCGCTGCGGCTGCTCGAGCCTGCGCTGTCCCAGTAA
- the FPGS gene encoding folylpolyglutamate synthase, mitochondrial isoform X1 has product MAEMLPVWVTGDTAEGTEPEGDAIRMLNTLQTNASYLEQVKRERGDPQAQLEAMQGFLERSGLKVEDLDRLNIIHVTGTKGKGSACAFTECILRNYGLKTGFYSSPHLVQVRERIRINGQPISKDLFNKYFWLVYNRLEETKDPAHASMPAYFRFLTIMAFHVFLQEKVDLAVVEVGIGGTYDCTNIIRTPVVCGVSSLGIDHTSILGDTMEKIAWQKGGIFKPGVPAFTVAQPERPLEVLKERAQERKCPLYLCPELDDFEEGCRALELGLAGAHQRSNAALALQLARTWLQRRGCQGLGDLKEVPPSTELLGRPVPLAPAFQLTDAMIQGLRDTEWLGRTQVLSHGPVTWYLDGAHTTSSIQACVRWFRQTALNQDKPHDGSEVRVLLFNATGDRDTVALLKLLVPCHFDYAVFCPNFTEVSVANNADQQNFNVTLENALTRCLENQRTWTRLLEEKAGQDPWLPPPLRVGGLLQPAPTRGSLLLVPPAPRPLNSPALVFPCLAQALRWVAQGRDPQLAAPAASGAHTHPAASSGAVLLREAAAVRVLVTGSLHLVGGALRLLEPALSQ; this is encoded by the exons ATGGCAGAGATGCTGCCGGTGTGGGTGACCGGTGACACCGCCGAGGGGACTGAGCCCGAAGGG GATGCAATCCGGATGCTCAATACCCTGCAGACCAATGCCAGCTACCTGGAGCAGGTGAAGCGGGAGCGCGGTGACCCCCAGGCCCAGCTGGAAGCCATGCAGGGCTTTTTGGAGAGGAGCGGACTGAAG GTCGAGGACCTGGATCGACTGAACATCATCCACGTCACGGGGACGAAGGGCAAG GGCTCAGCGTGCGCCTTCACCGAATGCATCCTCCGCAATTACGGGCTGAAGACGGGCTTTTACAG ctcccctcacCTCGTGCAGGTACGCGAGCGGATCCGCATCAATGGGCAGCCCATCAGCAAGGACCTCTTCAACAAGTACTTCTGGCTGGTCTACAACCGCCTGGAGGAGACCAAG gaCCCAGCGCACGCCAGCATGCCGGCGTATTTCCGCTTCCTCACCATCATGGCCTTCCACgttttcctgcaggagaag gtggaCCTGGCAGTGGTGGAAGTTGGCATTGGCGGCACCTATGACTGCACCAACATCATCAG GACGCCGGTGGTGTGTGGGGTCTCCTCCCTGGGCATCGACCACACCAGCATCCTGGGGGACACCATGGAGAAGATCGCCTGGCAGAAGGGGGGCATTTTTAAG CCCGGTGTGCCGGCGTTCACCGTGGCGCAGCCGGAGCGGCCGCTGGAGGTGCTGAAGGAGCGAGCCCAGGAGCGGAag tgtcccctcTACCTCTGCCCGGAGCTGGACGACTTCGAGGAGGGCTGCCGGgcgctggagctggggctggcaggtgcCCACCAGCGCTCCAACGCCGCCCTGGCCTTACAGCTGGCGCGGACGTGGCTGCAGCGCCGCGGCTGCCAGG GTCTTGGGGACCTGAAGGAGGTGCCACCAagcactgagctgctggggaggcCAGTGCCACTGGCACCTGCTTTCCAACTGACCGATGCCATGATCCAAG GCCTGCGGGACACAGAGTGGCTGGGCAGGACTCAGGTGCTCTCCCACGGCCCTGTGACGTGGTACCTGGATGGAGCTCACACCACCAGCAGCATCCAGGCCTGCGTCCGCTGGTTCCGCCAGACCGCCCTCAACCAGGACAAGCCCCATGA TGGTTCTGAGGTTCGTGTGCTGCTCTTCAATGCCACAGGCGACCGGGACACGGTGGCGCTGCTCAAACTGCTAGTG CCCTGTCACTTTGACTATGCTGTCTTCTGCCCCAACTTCACCGAGGTGTCGGTGGCCAACAACGCAG ACCAGCAAAACTTCAACGTGACGCTGGAGAATGCCCTGACCCGCTGCCTGGAGAACCAGCGGACATGGACGAGGCTCCTGGAGGAGAAAGCGGGGCAGGACCCCTGGCTCCCACCTCCCCTGCGGGTGGGGGGGCTGCTGCAGCCGGCCCCCACCCgaggctccctgctcctggtgccCCCCGCGCCACGACCCCTCAATTCCCCAGCCCTCGTGTTCCCGTGCCTGGCCCAGGCTCTGCGGTGGGTAGCGCAGGGCCGGGACCCCCAGCTGGCAGCCCCCGCGGCCTCGGGGGCTCACACCCACCCCGCAGCCAGCAGTGGGGCCGTGCTGCTGCGGGAGGCGGCCGCTGTCCGTGTCCTGGTCACCGGCAGCCTGCACTTGGTGGGGGGAGCGCTGCGGCTGCTCGAGCCTGCGCTGTCCCAGTAA
- the FPGS gene encoding folylpolyglutamate synthase, mitochondrial isoform X3, which yields MLNTLQTNASYLEQVKRERGDPQAQLEAMQGFLERSGLKVEDLDRLNIIHVTGTKGKGSACAFTECILRNYGLKTGFYSSPHLVQVRERIRINGQPISKDLFNKYFWLVYNRLEETKDPAHASMPAYFRFLTIMAFHVFLQEKVDLAVVEVGIGGTYDCTNIIRTPVVCGVSSLGIDHTSILGDTMEKIAWQKGGIFKPGVPAFTVAQPERPLEVLKERAQERKCPLYLCPELDDFEEGCRALELGLAGAHQRSNAALALQLARTWLQRRGCQGLGDLKEVPPSTELLGRPVPLAPAFQLTDAMIQGLRDTEWLGRTQVLSHGPVTWYLDGAHTTSSIQACVRWFRQTALNQDKPHDGSEVRVLLFNATGDRDTVALLKLLVPCHFDYAVFCPNFTEVSVANNADQQNFNVTLENALTRCLENQRTWTRLLEEKAGQDPWLPPPLRVGGLLQPAPTRGSLLLVPPAPRPLNSPALVFPCLAQALRWVAQGRDPQLAAPAASGAHTHPAASSGAVLLREAAAVRVLVTGSLHLVGGALRLLEPALSQ from the exons ATGCTCAATACCCTGCAGACCAATGCCAGCTACCTGGAGCAGGTGAAGCGGGAGCGCGGTGACCCCCAGGCCCAGCTGGAAGCCATGCAGGGCTTTTTGGAGAGGAGCGGACTGAAG GTCGAGGACCTGGATCGACTGAACATCATCCACGTCACGGGGACGAAGGGCAAG GGCTCAGCGTGCGCCTTCACCGAATGCATCCTCCGCAATTACGGGCTGAAGACGGGCTTTTACAG ctcccctcacCTCGTGCAGGTACGCGAGCGGATCCGCATCAATGGGCAGCCCATCAGCAAGGACCTCTTCAACAAGTACTTCTGGCTGGTCTACAACCGCCTGGAGGAGACCAAG gaCCCAGCGCACGCCAGCATGCCGGCGTATTTCCGCTTCCTCACCATCATGGCCTTCCACgttttcctgcaggagaag gtggaCCTGGCAGTGGTGGAAGTTGGCATTGGCGGCACCTATGACTGCACCAACATCATCAG GACGCCGGTGGTGTGTGGGGTCTCCTCCCTGGGCATCGACCACACCAGCATCCTGGGGGACACCATGGAGAAGATCGCCTGGCAGAAGGGGGGCATTTTTAAG CCCGGTGTGCCGGCGTTCACCGTGGCGCAGCCGGAGCGGCCGCTGGAGGTGCTGAAGGAGCGAGCCCAGGAGCGGAag tgtcccctcTACCTCTGCCCGGAGCTGGACGACTTCGAGGAGGGCTGCCGGgcgctggagctggggctggcaggtgcCCACCAGCGCTCCAACGCCGCCCTGGCCTTACAGCTGGCGCGGACGTGGCTGCAGCGCCGCGGCTGCCAGG GTCTTGGGGACCTGAAGGAGGTGCCACCAagcactgagctgctggggaggcCAGTGCCACTGGCACCTGCTTTCCAACTGACCGATGCCATGATCCAAG GCCTGCGGGACACAGAGTGGCTGGGCAGGACTCAGGTGCTCTCCCACGGCCCTGTGACGTGGTACCTGGATGGAGCTCACACCACCAGCAGCATCCAGGCCTGCGTCCGCTGGTTCCGCCAGACCGCCCTCAACCAGGACAAGCCCCATGA TGGTTCTGAGGTTCGTGTGCTGCTCTTCAATGCCACAGGCGACCGGGACACGGTGGCGCTGCTCAAACTGCTAGTG CCCTGTCACTTTGACTATGCTGTCTTCTGCCCCAACTTCACCGAGGTGTCGGTGGCCAACAACGCAG ACCAGCAAAACTTCAACGTGACGCTGGAGAATGCCCTGACCCGCTGCCTGGAGAACCAGCGGACATGGACGAGGCTCCTGGAGGAGAAAGCGGGGCAGGACCCCTGGCTCCCACCTCCCCTGCGGGTGGGGGGGCTGCTGCAGCCGGCCCCCACCCgaggctccctgctcctggtgccCCCCGCGCCACGACCCCTCAATTCCCCAGCCCTCGTGTTCCCGTGCCTGGCCCAGGCTCTGCGGTGGGTAGCGCAGGGCCGGGACCCCCAGCTGGCAGCCCCCGCGGCCTCGGGGGCTCACACCCACCCCGCAGCCAGCAGTGGGGCCGTGCTGCTGCGGGAGGCGGCCGCTGTCCGTGTCCTGGTCACCGGCAGCCTGCACTTGGTGGGGGGAGCGCTGCGGCTGCTCGAGCCTGCGCTGTCCCAGTAA